One window from the genome of Anopheles coluzzii chromosome X, AcolN3, whole genome shotgun sequence encodes:
- the LOC120952643 gene encoding uncharacterized protein LOC120952643: MDNFERILVDVDCSRYEEDAFSLLDKSRDVNIVRDLRSSTVSAFDQTSFPQLNISSRTQLKQQLFREQIKNSETGPRSMVTSPGPPVLSVRLPLENIDIELPKKVLQVETRLENPTRYHVIQKQKTQVREYVTAALKLTKQNLVRESCRHTRLMILGRLYDSFISTKPASAGSGGAGPQAAPVPGAGGGATPANGVPLGPTAVPNGPGKAMSSMVVGGAPAMTAGSAQSSGTPSATPTIEQQQEWRLEMKLSCRFGNKLYQTFVDEFDYVRDLLGLIRFEIPKWVFVVSEFEDEISSYECNRAARAAQQAAVAAVAADQEFLVRPGLAGEKGSKHEKFIEPEVRDRIKKDNHNCSRYLWRATGTTGGPRRYRTVWEHCTGVLPDCCC; this comes from the exons ATGGATAATTTCGAGCGCATACTGGTCGATGTCGACTGCAGCCGGTACGAGGAGGACGCCTTTTCGCTGCTGGACAAATCGCGCGACGTCAACATTGTGCGCGACCTGCGCTCCTCCACCGTGTCCGCGTTTGATCA AACGAGCTTCCCCCAGCTGAACATCTCCTCCCGGACGCAGCTCAAGCAGCAGCTGTTTCGCGAGCAGATCAAAAACAGCGAGACGGGCCCGCGGTCGATGGTTACCTCGCCCGGGCCGCCCGTCCTGTCCGTCCGGCTGCCGCTCGAAAACATCGACATCGAGCTGCCGAAGAAGGTGCTGCAGGTGGAGACGCGGCTCGAAAACCCGACCCGCTACCACGTGATCCAGAAGCAGAAGACGCAGGTGCGCGAGTACGTGACCGCCGCCCTCAAGCTCACCAAGCAGAACCTGGTGCGGGAGTCGTGCCGGCACACGCGGCTCATGATACTGGGTCGGCTGTACGATTCGTTCATCAGTACGAAGCCGGCGAGCGCGGGCAGCGGTGGTGCCGGTCCGCAGGCTGCCCCAGTGCCCGGAGCGGGCGGTGGTGCCACTCCCGCCAACGGGGTCCCGCTCGGCCCAACCGCCGTCCCGAACGGACCGGGCAAGGCAATGAGCAGCATGGTGGTCGGTGGTGCGCCGGCGATGACCGCCGGTTCCGCCCAGTCGTCCGGTACGCCCTCCGCCACGCCCAcgatcgagcagcagcaggagtgGCGGCTGGAGATGAAGCTGTCCTGCCGGTTCGGCAACAAGCTGTACCAAACGTTCGTGGACGAGTTCGACTACGTGCGCGACCTGCTCGGGCTGATCCGGTTCGAGATACCGAAGTGGGTGTTCGTGGTGTCGGAGTTTGAGGACGAGATATCGTCGTACGAGTGCAACCGGGCGGCCCGGGCGGCACAGCAGGCGGCGGTCGCTGCCGTCGCCGCCGATCAGGAGTTCCTGGTGCGGCCCGGTCTGGCCGGCGAGAAGGGCTCCAAGCACGAGAAGTTCATCGAGCCGGAGGTGCGCGATCGGATCAAGAAGGACAATCACAACTGCAGTAGGTATTTGTGGCGCGCCACGGGGACCACGGGTGGTCCACGGCGCTATCGAACCGTCTGGGAGCATTGTACGGGGGTTTTGccggactgctgctgctaa